A DNA window from Impatiens glandulifera chromosome 7, dImpGla2.1, whole genome shotgun sequence contains the following coding sequences:
- the LOC124945414 gene encoding inactive leucine-rich repeat receptor-like serine/threonine-protein kinase At1g60630 encodes MIRYMEFPRRTSCILLLLFSTSFSFLLHCALSDDADTLLSLKSEIDNSNHLQWRHGSDPCQWKGVKQCLKGRVIKLVLEHLNLTGQLNINILNKLDQLRLLSFKANSLTGQIPDLSSLPNLKSIYLNGNHFSGQIPATLSLLHRLKVIVISDNRISGEIPNSLLNLSRLYVLSLDNNQLTGEIPPFNQPSLRFFNVSNNHLHGQIPVTPAMVRFSISSFFGNIGLCGTQIESTCDLMSPSASPSSPIKEKKKKHGLNRKQITAVVVGSVGGFGLLILCLIIMCVVCKRSGRTSSRTVTTTAEGNNNGGAVGAGGGKQFSWEETEEGGGTGNLVFLVGEGVGEERMNYTMEDLLKASAETLGRGTVGSTYKAVMESGYIVTVKRLREARYPRVEEFRRYMEILGRLRHPNLVPIRAYFHAKEERLLVYDYFPNGSLFSLIHGSRAPPGGGKPLHWTSCLKIAEDVAAGLLYIHQNSNLTHGNLKSSNVLLGSDFESCLTDYGLSSFKNPDDITVESSGGGVFYKAPECRHMTTTATTSTQEGDVYSFGVLVLELLTGKTPFEDVVEEHGSDIPKWVRSVREDHETEESDDGPPNEDKLGALLNIAMACVSVCGDERPVIKEVLRMVREARAEAHVSSNSSDHSPGRWSDTVQSLPREDHQHLSI; translated from the exons ATGATTAGATATATGGAGTTCCCAAGAAGAACTTCATGTATTCTACTTCTCCTTTTCTCTACATCCTTCTCTTTTCTCCTCCATTGCGCATTGTCAGACGATGCTGACACCCTCTTATCTCTCAAATCAGAAATTGATAACTCAAATCACCTACAATGGCGCCATGGAAGTGATCCTTGTCAATGGAAAGGAGTCAAACAATGCTTAAAAGGAAGAGTCATAAAGCTAGTCCTCGAACACCTCAACTTAACCGGCCAACTTAATATCAATATTCTCAACAAGTTAGATCAGCTCCGACTACTCAGTTTCAAAGCAAACTCACTAACTGGTCAAATCCCAGATCTCTCAAGCCTACCAAATCTCAAATCAATCTATTTAAACGGAAATCATTTCTCCGGTCAAATTCCGGCGACTCTTTCCCTTCTCCACCGTCTCAAGGTCATTGTCATATCAGATAACAGAATCTCCGGCGAAATACCCAACTCCCTGCTCAACCTCAGCCGCTTATACGTACTATCTTTAGATAACAATCAACTCACAGGCGAAATCCCTCCGTTTAACCAACCCAGTTTGAGGTTCTTCAATGTATCCAATAACCACCTCCACGGTCAGATCCCAGTGACTCCTGCCATGGTTAGATTCTCTATCTCTTCGTTCTTCGGCAACATTGGCCTTTGCGGAACCCAAATAGAATCGACATGCGATTTAATGTCGCCGTCGGCGAGCCCCAGTTCTCCGAttaaggagaagaagaagaaacatggGTTGAATCGGAAACAGATTACCGCCGTCGTAGTCGGCAGCGTGGGGGGTTTTGGGTTACTGATTCTCTGTCTTATAATCATGTGTGTTGTCTGTAAGAGAAGCGGGAGGACGTCTTCTAGGACCGTCACAACGACGGCGGAAGGAAACAACAACGGCGGCGCCGTCGGCGCCGGTGGAGGGAAGCAGTTTTCATGGGAAGAAACGGAAGAGGGAGGAGGGACGGGAAATCTGGTGTTTTTGGTAGGAGAAGGGGTAGGGGAAGAGAGGATGAACTATACAATGGAGGATCTATTGAAGGCGTCGGCGGAGACATTGGGAAGAGGAACTGTGGGTAGCACTTACAAGGCGGTAATGGAATCGGGATACATTGTGACGGTGAAGAGGCTGAGGGAGGCGCGATATCCACGCGTGGAGGAATTCAGAAGATATATGGAGATATTGGGTAGATTAAGGCACCCGAATCTGGTTCCAATTCGTGCCTATTTTCATGCTAAAGAAGAACGACTCCTTGTTTATGATTACTTCCCAAACGGCAGCCTTTTCTCACTCATTCACG GATCAAGAGCACCTCCGGGAGGAGGAAAGCCTCTTCATTGGACATCATGTTTGAAAATAGCAGAAGATGTAGCTGCTGGATTACTCTACATTCACCAGAATTCAAATCTCACCCACGGAAATCTCAAATCCTCAAACGTACTTCTCGGATCCGACTTCGAATCCTGTCTCACCGACTACGGTCTCTCTTCCTTCAAAAACCCAGATGACATAACCGTCGAATCCAGCGGCGGCGGCGTCTTTTACAAAGCACCGGAGTGCCGGCACATGACAACAACAGCAACCACCAGCACACAGGAAGGCGACGTGTACAGCTTCGGTGTTCTTGTTCTTGAACTTTTAACTGGGAAGACGCCGTTTGAGGATGTTGTTGAGGAACATGGATCTGATATTCCTAAATGGGTACGGTCTGTTAGGGAAGATCATGAGACGGAGGAGTCTGATGATGGACCTCCGAATGAGGATAAACTTGGGGCGCTGTTGAATATTGCTATGGCGTGTGTCTCTGTTTGTGGTGATGAAAGGCCTGTGATTAAGGAGGTATTGAGGATGGTGAGGGAAGCGAGAGCTGAGGCTCATGTTTCGTCTAATAGTAGTGATCATTCGCCGGGGAGATGGTCTGATACAGTTCAGAGCTTACCTAGAGAAGATCATCAACATCTTAGCATTTAG